In the Arachis ipaensis cultivar K30076 chromosome B10, Araip1.1, whole genome shotgun sequence genome, one interval contains:
- the LOC107621734 gene encoding heavy metal-associated isoprenylated plant protein 9-like, which yields MSEEGKQEQPPKGESKPKENPAEEKKEEKQEAKPPSPCVLFVDLHCIGCVKKIERYVMKMKGVEGVVIDMAKNEVTIKGIVEPQAICNIITKKAKRRANVISPFPLAEGEAAPEVVTSQVSAPVSVELNVNMHCEACAEQLKKKILKMKGVQKAVTEFSTGKITVTGTMDANKLVDYVYRCTKKQAKIVPQPELEPEKKKEESKEAEKPAEEEAKLEEEKPAAEEAKKEENGCEDKNNNSDNKEAEKGGGGGNEVQEEEEESKKGDEIIDVDEEEGMKKMMHYYQPFYVIERIPPPQLFSDENPNACCIS from the exons ATgagtgaggaaggaaaacag GAACAACCACCTAAGGGTGAGTCTAAGCCAAAGGAAAACCCAGcagaggagaagaaagaagagaagcaagaggcgAAACCACCATCTCCATGTGTATTGTTTGTGGACTTGCATTGTATAGGATGTGTCAAGAAGATTGAGAGATATGTTATGAAAATGAAAG GTGTTGAGGGAGTGGTGATTGATATGGCTAAAAATGAAGTGACCATAAAGGGAATAGTGGAGCCTCAAGCAATTTGCAACATAATTACTAAGAAAGCAAAGAGAAGAGCCAATGTTATATCTCCATTTCCTCTAGCAGAAGGAGAGGCAGCACCAGAAGTTGTTACTTCTCAG GTTAGTGCTCCAGTTTCTGTGGAACTTAATGTGAACATGCACTGTGAGGCCTGTGCTGAGCAGCTCAAGAAAAAGATACTCAAAATGAAAG GAGTTCAAAAGGCAGTGACAGAATTTAGCACTGGGAAGATTACAGTGACTGGGACAATGGACGCGAACAAGCTAGTGGATTATGTCTATAGATGCACCAAGAAGCAAGCCAAGATAGTTCCCCAGCCAGAACTTGAaccagagaagaagaaagaagaaagtaaagaagccgAAAAACCCGCAGAAGAAGAGGCTAAACTTGAAGAAGAGAAGCCAGCAGCAGAGGAAGCCAAGAAAGAAGAGAATGGTTGTGAAGACAAGAATAATAATAGTGATAATAAAGAAGCAGAAAAGGGGGGTGGTGGTGGTaatgaagtgcaagaagaagaagaagaatccaaGAAAGGAGATGAGATTATTGACGTTGACGAGGAAGAAGGTATGAAGAAGATGATGCACTATTATCAGCCATTTTATGTCATTGAACGGATTCCACCCCCTCAACTCTTCAGTGATGAGAACCCAAATGCATGCTGCATTTCATAA